The genomic window TCGCCCCCTCGGCCGCCGGCGGCATCTCCGTCGTCGACGATCGCGGCGATACGCCGCAACCGCTGACCGAGCCCGACGCGGAACGCGGCGAACTGCGCCACCGGTTCCCGGCCTGGGTCGCCGACGCGGGTCTGATCTTCACGGTGGCGACCGATCCGAACGGGTCCGTCGACGGATCGCTGGCGGCGCTCGGAACAGGCCTCGGCACCCGTCATCCGCTGCGCGGCGGCGTTCGCCGCGCCGCGCCAGTGGGACGCAGTTATCTCCTGCTGGCCACGGGTGACGGAGTACAGGCGGCAACGTTCGACGAGCCGAGGCTGCTGCTCACCGGCGCGACGGACGCCGTCGCCGCCCCCGCCGGCGACGGGCCGGCGGATTTTGCCGCCGGCGGCGACGCACTGGCCGTGGTCCGCCCGGCCGAACGCGGCCAGCGGACGTGGGCGGATGGCGGCGCCGCCCCGGCGCTCGATCGGCTGACCTCGATCGCGATCGCGCCCGACTCGCGCCGCGCCGCGGGCGTCGACTTGAATGGCGACATCTGGATCGCGGATCTCGAGTCGAACGGCCTGACGCGGCTGACCTTCGGCGGCGGTCATGCCGCGCCGGTGTGGACGACCGACGGCCAGCGTCTTCTGTTCTCGGCGCGCAGCCCGGCAGCGTTTCATGTCTTCAGCCGCGTGGCCTCCGACGCCAGCGACGCGCCTTCCCCGCTTGCCGGCGCGCCGTCGCCGGCGTTCCCGACGTCGGTTGCCGCCGACGGCCGCGTCGCGCTGACGGTCTACACCGGCGGCCACACGCGGGTCGGCATTGCACGCGGCGGCGCCGGCGACACGCGGATCCTGACCGACGGGCCGTTCGACGAGGCAGCGGCCGTGTTCTCGCCGGACGGGCGGTGGCTCGCGCTCGAATCAACCGCGTCGGGGCGCCGCGAAGTCATGGTGCGCTCGACTGCCGACGGGCGCAGCACGCCGATCTCGCGGGACGGCGGCACCCATCCGCGCTGGAGCGCCGACGGACATTCGGTCTACTACACTAGCGGACGGCGACTGCTGCGGTCGGCGTTTTCCCAGGATTCGTCTGCGCGCGCAGCAGCGGCCGAGGTCATACTCGATCGCCCGGACGAGGCCGCGATCGAAGTCGCGCCGTCGGGACGGATCCTCGTCGAGCGCCGGGCCGGGGCCGATACCGCGCTCGTCGCGCTCCAGTGGCTTCGCGAGCTGCGCGAACGGCTGCCACTTCCAGTCAACGCCCCGCGCTAGGAGATTCGACGTGAACGGATCGCAAAAGCATCAGCTCGAAACGATCGCGCGCGGCGCGATGCTCGCCAACGGCTTCGAACCGGATTTCTCGCCCGCCGCGCTCGCGCAGGCGGCCAACGGCGCGGTTCACGAAGAGGGCGCACCGGTGAAGGATCTGCGCGGACTGCCGTGGTCGTCGATCGACAATGACGACTCGCGCGATCTCGATCAGATCGAAGTCTGTCTCACCGACGGCGGCCGCACGCGCGTCCTCGTCGGCATCGCCGACGTCGACGCCGTGGTCACCAAGGATTCGCCCGTCGACCAGCATGCGCAGCGCAACACGACCTCGGTCTACACGCCGGCGGTGATTTTTCCGATGCTGCCGACGACATTGTCGACCGACCGGACATCGCTCAACGAGGCGCAGGACCGCCACGCGATCGTCATCGACATGACGGTGACCGCCGAGGGGACGGTGAGCGGCGCCGAGGTCTATCGCGCCCTGGTGCGCAACCAGGCGCAACTCGCCTACTCGGCCGTCGCCGCGTGGCTCGACAACACCGGCCCGGCGCCGAAGGCACTGTCGAACATGTCCGGACTCGACGCGCAGCTCCGCCTCCAGGACGGCGTCGCGCAGCGGCTGCAGCGCGAGCGCGACGAATGCGGCGCGCTGGACTTCGACCGCACCGAGCTGAAGCCGATCGTCGACGACAACGGGGTGCGCGAGCTGGCCACCGAGACGCCGAATCGCGCCAAGCTGCTGATCGAGAACTTCATGGTCGCGTCGAACGGAGCGGTGGCGCGATTCCTGAGCGCGCACGGGCTGGCGTCGATCCGCCGGGTCGTCCGCGAGCCGGAGCGATGGCCGCGCATCGTCGATCTCGCCAAGCAGCACGGCACGACGCTGCCGGCGGCCCCGGATGCCGTCGCCCTGCAGCAGTTCCTGAAGGCTGAGCGTCAGAAGGCGCCCGACGCTTTCGCCGATCTCTCCCTCGCGATCATCAAGCTGCTCGGCCGCGGTGAATACGTTGCCGCAATGCCTAACCAGGACAGCCTGCACTTCGCGCTGGCGGCGCACGGCTATTCGCATTCGACGGCGCCCAACCGCCGCTATCCCGACGTGCTGACGCAGCGCCTCATCAAGGCGACCCTCGCCGGGACGCCGACGCCGTATACACTCGCGCAACTGACAGCCCTCGCCACGCACTGCACCGATCAGGAAGACGCAGCCAACAAGGTGGAGCGGCTGACCAAGAAAGCCGCCGCCGCGCTCTGGCTCGGCGATCGCATCGGCCAGGAGTTCGATTCGATCGTCACCGGCGCCGGACCCAAGGGGACGTGGGTCCGCCTGGCCGGGATGCCGGTCGAAGGACGGCTCGATCGCGGGGCCGAAGGACTCGACGTCGGCGATCGGACGCGCGTGCGTCTGGTCAGCACCGACCCGGCGCGCGGGTACATCGATTTCGTGCGCGCCTGACCGCGGCGGTCACCGTCGCTGCAGGCGTCGCTGCAGTTCGGCGCGCGTCTGGTCGGCCAGCGGATATTCGCCGACGACCGCTGGTCTGCCGGTATCGAGATTCAGGTTGGCGAGCGTCAAATGGCCGGCGCGCAGCTCGTCGAGCGCGACGCCGAATCGTTGGCGGCTGCGGGTCAGGCTGTCGAGGAATAGCCGCTCGGCCTCAGGCGTCGGCACCTTGAAGGCGAGCGGCCGCAGCGGCCCGACTTTCGGAACGATCACATACAACCAGCCGATCACGCGCGCCAAGCCGTGCGGCGTGCGGTAGTCGGTGCCGTATTCCTGTTCGTAGGCGGTGCGCGGCAGCGCCAGGACGAACTTCTCCCGCAGGACGCCGGGTGTCGTCTGCTGAATCTGATCCTGCTTTTTCTCCCACGCCACCTTGGTCACGTTCGGAATCGTCGTGCCGACCGCGTGGCGGAACGTACCGACCGCGAGGTCCTCGCTCAGAAACTGATCCTTCATCTCGACGCCGTAGCTCTCGCGAAAGGCCTGCTCCACGAGAGGCGTCGCCACCTTGAAGCCGATGAAGTCGTGATACGCCTGCAACTGATAGCCGCCGTTGGCCGCGAGGACGACGTCGAACGCGAATTCGACGAGCACGTGTTCCTTCTTCGCCTCGTCGTACGGCACGACGTCGCCGAACTTGCGCCGCAGCTTGGGATAGATCAGCGGCACGGCGCGGTTGACCGCAATCGCGTGGCCGACGTTGTCGGAGGCGTAGTGGCAGAGTGCGCCGATGGCGAAGGCGTAGTCATTTACGTCGGACGCGTCGTGAAGGAGCGCCTCGACGAAGTCGCCGGTCTTCTCGTAGTGCAGCAGGTTCGTAAAGAAATGGCTGCCAAACGGGTAGTAACCGAGGTCCTGGATGACGGACCCGCCGTAGGCATAGGCGCGGGCCTCACGCAGCGCATCGGACGACGTGCCCGGGTAGCGCGCGAGCAGCAGCGGCCGGATGTGCGACGCCCACAAAGCGTCGATGTTCGATTCGTGCGCGAGGACGGAGTAGGCAGGCGACGATCGCGCCAGCAGAAGCACGGCAGTGGCGACGAGTGCGATCGTGAAATGGCGGCCTAGTGCGCGGCGCTCAGAATGGCGTTGAAAATGACCTTGAAGGTGCCGAACGGCTGTCCGCGCCACTCGGGCCGGAAGCCTATCAGTACGACATGACCAGTGTCGACCTGCACATCCAGTGCCGCCGCCTTCCCATTCATGTATTTCTCCCCGATCAGATAGCCGGACAGCAGCGGCGAGCCGCTGTCCTGATACTTGGCCAGGACGTTTCCCCTGAATCCGTCGAGCGTCTCGAACACGGGACTGCTGTCGGCGAAGACGGCGGCCTTCGCCGGCATTCCAGCCATCACCTGCTGCGCGGTGTCGACCGAGACGCCGACGATCGTGCCGTGCAGGAAGAAGTCGTTCGTGTTCAGGCCCTGCACCACGTTCCTGACAGGCAGCTTGAATTGCTGAACGGCGAAGGTGGACGCGTTGTTGAGGCAGACGAGCGTGCCGCCACCGCGCACGAACTGCTCGAACGAGGAGAGATCAGCCGGCGAGAGGCGATCGGCATACTCGGGACGGACCGCTCCGCCGCCACCGCCGCGCCCGCCGCCGCGTCCGCCGCCAGCCCCCTCAATCGGCAG from Vicinamibacterales bacterium includes these protein-coding regions:
- a CDS encoding winged helix-turn-helix domain-containing protein; translated protein: MRIRFGPFAFDPESRLLWRDDTEIALPPRVLGVLEALLDRAGQVVARQDLLDRVWKDAFVTDTSLAEAVSFLRQALGDDPQSPRYVQTVHRRGYRFLPTPTPGSDRGQTGVRPGSDHLRPTSAQPAAVDWQLIPWSVAALCAGLAVAAVWHDASQRPPDPPAVARLELRTSPGTTFDRQPQPIAIAPDGRAIAWSACDNTSGRCALYLRTLDHPDAHALSGTEDGHSPVFSPDGRWIAFFADGSLKRIAASGGAPATIAPAPDPAGAAWGADGRIAFAPSAAGGISVVDDRGDTPQPLTEPDAERGELRHRFPAWVADAGLIFTVATDPNGSVDGSLAALGTGLGTRHPLRGGVRRAAPVGRSYLLLATGDGVQAATFDEPRLLLTGATDAVAAPAGDGPADFAAGGDALAVVRPAERGQRTWADGGAAPALDRLTSIAIAPDSRRAAGVDLNGDIWIADLESNGLTRLTFGGGHAAPVWTTDGQRLLFSARSPAAFHVFSRVASDASDAPSPLAGAPSPAFPTSVAADGRVALTVYTGGHTRVGIARGGAGDTRILTDGPFDEAAAVFSPDGRWLALESTASGRREVMVRSTADGRSTPISRDGGTHPRWSADGHSVYYTSGRRLLRSAFSQDSSARAAAAEVILDRPDEAAIEVAPSGRILVERRAGADTALVALQWLRELRERLPLPVNAPR
- a CDS encoding RNB domain-containing ribonuclease, which gives rise to MNGSQKHQLETIARGAMLANGFEPDFSPAALAQAANGAVHEEGAPVKDLRGLPWSSIDNDDSRDLDQIEVCLTDGGRTRVLVGIADVDAVVTKDSPVDQHAQRNTTSVYTPAVIFPMLPTTLSTDRTSLNEAQDRHAIVIDMTVTAEGTVSGAEVYRALVRNQAQLAYSAVAAWLDNTGPAPKALSNMSGLDAQLRLQDGVAQRLQRERDECGALDFDRTELKPIVDDNGVRELATETPNRAKLLIENFMVASNGAVARFLSAHGLASIRRVVREPERWPRIVDLAKQHGTTLPAAPDAVALQQFLKAERQKAPDAFADLSLAIIKLLGRGEYVAAMPNQDSLHFALAAHGYSHSTAPNRRYPDVLTQRLIKATLAGTPTPYTLAQLTALATHCTDQEDAANKVERLTKKAAAALWLGDRIGQEFDSIVTGAGPKGTWVRLAGMPVEGRLDRGAEGLDVGDRTRVRLVSTDPARGYIDFVRA
- a CDS encoding zinc dependent phospholipase C family protein translates to MLLLARSSPAYSVLAHESNIDALWASHIRPLLLARYPGTSSDALREARAYAYGGSVIQDLGYYPFGSHFFTNLLHYEKTGDFVEALLHDASDVNDYAFAIGALCHYASDNVGHAIAVNRAVPLIYPKLRRKFGDVVPYDEAKKEHVLVEFAFDVVLAANGGYQLQAYHDFIGFKVATPLVEQAFRESYGVEMKDQFLSEDLAVGTFRHAVGTTIPNVTKVAWEKKQDQIQQTTPGVLREKFVLALPRTAYEQEYGTDYRTPHGLARVIGWLYVIVPKVGPLRPLAFKVPTPEAERLFLDSLTRSRQRFGVALDELRAGHLTLANLNLDTGRPAVVGEYPLADQTRAELQRRLQRR